A single Tindallia californiensis DNA region contains:
- a CDS encoding dicarboxylate/amino acid:cation symporter codes for MKGKMSLTTKILLGLVAGLIAGIILQGAPEFVNTFIAPLGRLFLNMIMMIIVPLVFSSLIVGAASVGDPKTLGRMGGKTLAYYLLTTAFAITIGLALGSLFKPGVGLSMPVDADIAASEAPALTETLLNIIPRNAISAMADGNMLQIIVFALFLGVAFNAIPKEKGQVFIDFFDGLAEIMYKVTSYVMAFAPIGVFGLITPVVVNHGLSVLLPLGTVIAAVYIGCILHATIVYSTAVSVMGKISPLKFFKGVAPAAITAFSTTSSAGTLPVTIKCARENLGVSQKVSSFVLPLGATINMDGTALYQGVSVLFVAQVYGVELTMAQMGTIILTATLASIGTAGVPGAGMIMLSLVLTSIGLPLDGVALVAGIDRILDMARTSVNVIGDASCAVVVAATENELDVPEEAQLG; via the coding sequence TTGAAAGGAAAGATGTCGCTTACTACAAAAATCCTGTTAGGGCTTGTTGCTGGTCTGATCGCCGGTATTATCCTGCAGGGAGCTCCAGAGTTTGTCAACACGTTTATCGCACCCTTAGGTAGGCTTTTCTTAAACATGATTATGATGATTATTGTGCCATTGGTCTTCTCATCATTGATTGTTGGTGCGGCTAGCGTAGGTGATCCTAAAACCCTTGGCCGAATGGGAGGTAAAACCTTAGCTTATTACCTTTTAACAACCGCTTTTGCCATTACTATTGGATTAGCTCTAGGTTCGCTTTTCAAACCAGGTGTCGGCTTATCCATGCCCGTTGATGCGGATATAGCCGCTTCAGAAGCGCCCGCATTAACAGAAACCTTATTAAATATTATTCCCAGAAATGCCATCAGTGCTATGGCCGATGGCAATATGCTCCAAATCATCGTTTTCGCACTTTTCCTTGGAGTAGCATTTAACGCTATTCCTAAAGAAAAGGGACAAGTCTTTATTGATTTCTTTGATGGTCTGGCAGAAATTATGTATAAAGTAACTTCTTATGTCATGGCCTTTGCACCTATCGGTGTCTTTGGATTGATCACGCCAGTAGTCGTTAATCATGGCTTATCGGTCCTTCTTCCTTTAGGTACCGTTATTGCCGCTGTCTATATTGGATGTATTCTTCATGCTACCATTGTTTACAGTACGGCTGTTTCAGTAATGGGTAAAATCAGTCCGTTGAAATTTTTCAAAGGTGTTGCACCTGCCGCTATTACAGCTTTCAGTACCACCAGTAGTGCCGGAACTCTACCCGTTACTATAAAGTGTGCCCGAGAAAACTTGGGAGTCTCTCAAAAAGTATCGAGTTTTGTTTTGCCTCTCGGAGCTACTATCAATATGGATGGAACGGCTTTATATCAAGGTGTTAGTGTTCTTTTCGTTGCGCAAGTATACGGAGTAGAGTTAACAATGGCACAGATGGGTACTATCATTTTAACAGCCACTTTAGCTTCTATCGGAACAGCCGGTGTACCGGGAGCTGGAATGATCATGTTATCTCTAGTGTTAACTTCTATCGGTCTTCCTCTGGATGGGGTTGCTTTGGTTGCAGGTATTGACCGGATCTTAGACATGGCCAGAACTTCTGTAAATGTTATTGGCGATGCTTCTTGTGCCGTTGTTGTTGCTGCCACAGAAAACGAATTAGATGTACCAGAAGAAGCTCAGTTAGGGTAA
- the cuyB gene encoding cysteate racemase yields MNEKIVGILGGMGPEATWDLFGRIIKRTPVKKDADHLRVIIDSNPKIPDRTAAILSNGPSPVNAMIQTGLNLENSGADFLVMPCMTAHYFYEAVQTRLKIPIINAFELMKKHIEQHFSNQVKVLVVATSGSIQSGLYQKYLPPDHLVFPGESIQEEEVMDLIYGPRGIKAGYTDEKNLDQLYRLMQRYQQSGVSSVIAGCTEIGLLLKDQPTPLPVIDPLDLLADETLRLAKEL; encoded by the coding sequence ATGAATGAAAAAATTGTTGGCATTTTAGGCGGTATGGGTCCAGAAGCCACCTGGGACCTATTTGGAAGAATTATTAAACGCACCCCAGTAAAAAAAGACGCTGATCATTTAAGGGTCATTATTGACTCTAATCCTAAAATTCCGGATCGCACAGCTGCAATACTTTCTAATGGACCGAGTCCTGTAAATGCGATGATCCAAACAGGTCTCAATTTAGAAAATTCTGGAGCTGATTTTTTAGTCATGCCTTGTATGACAGCACATTATTTTTATGAAGCTGTTCAAACTCGATTGAAAATTCCCATCATAAACGCTTTTGAATTGATGAAAAAGCATATCGAGCAGCATTTTTCTAACCAAGTTAAAGTGTTGGTTGTTGCGACTAGCGGTAGTATTCAATCCGGATTATACCAAAAGTACTTACCACCTGATCACTTGGTTTTTCCTGGAGAAAGTATTCAGGAAGAGGAAGTAATGGATCTCATTTATGGTCCTCGTGGTATCAAAGCCGGATATACCGACGAAAAAAATCTGGACCAATTATATCGATTAATGCAGCGTTACCAACAATCAGGGGTGAGCTCTGTGATTGCTGGTTGTACAGAAATAGGTCTTTTACTTAAAGATCAACCAACGCCACTTCCTGTCATCGATCCATTAGACTTACTAGCTGACGAAACCCTTCGTCTGGCCAAAGAACTCTAA